One window of the Nicotiana tabacum cultivar K326 chromosome 4, ASM71507v2, whole genome shotgun sequence genome contains the following:
- the LOC107832190 gene encoding uncharacterized protein LOC107832190: protein MHSLLAKYVTMKRFYPLVSSKLSQSSSSSLIATPVEENLNQLEEKPQSSKKQRQGIDLDSLKIDPKERIPIRYFHPNERDEIRKEYPRKGPCQPRYHKFLQRDFSGLKRRFNPKWFVKYRNWLEYSVIEDASYYLCWYLFQDECIHQVKAIMDDLNGDFFALLVDESCDVSRKEQLAIVLRYVNRWGSVVEHFIGIVCGQYYDGANNMQEDLHSLKTVIQQESKSAYSIHCFAHQLQLTLVAVSKMYLQVGELVLLVSIVLNIVGGSFKHMDDLRESQAKKVQEALDMVELEISTGLNQEFGLARAADTYRKHWRDLNIHLREDEKT, encoded by the exons ATGCATAGCTTGCTGGCAAAGTATGTTACAATGAAGAGATTTTACCCTCTAGTATCTTCCAAGTTATCACAATCAAGTTCATCCTCTCTTATTGCTACTCCCGTGGAAGAAAATTTGAACCAATTAGAAGAAAAACCTCAATCCTCTAAGAAACAAAGACAAGGAATAGATCTTGATTCTTTAAAGATTGATCCAAAGGAGAGAATACCCATTCGATACTTTCATCCAAATGAGCGTGATGAGATTAGAAAAGAATACCCCCGAAAAGGTCCTTGCCAACCTCGATATCATAAGTTTCTTCAAAGAGATTTTTCGGGCTTAAAGCGCCGTTTCAATCCTAAATGGTTTGTTAAATATCGTAATTGGTTGGAGTATAGTGTGATAGAAGATGCATCTTATTATTTGTGTTGGTACTTATTTCAAGATGAATGCATTCATCAAG TTAAAGCAATTATGGACGATCTAAATGGAGACTTTTTTGCATTGCTAGTTGATGAATCATGTGATGTATCACGCAAAGAGCAATTAGCTATTGTCTTGCGATATGTTAATAGATGGGGATCTGTGGTGGAGCATTTTATTGGGATC GTGTGTGGACAGTACTATGATGGAGCAAACAACATGCAAGAGGATCTACATAGCCTCAAAACTGTGATTCAACAAGAAAGTAAATCTGCTTATTCCATTCATTGTTTCGCACATCAACTTCAATTGACTCTCGTTGCGGTATCCAAAATGTATCTTCAAGTGGGAGAACTTGTATTGTTGGTTTCTATTGTATTGAATATAGTGGGAGGTTCTTTTAAACATATGGATGATCTTCGAGAATCTCAAGCAAAAAAAGTTCAAGAGGCATTAGATATGGTTGAACTTGAAATTAGTACGGGTTTGAATCAAGAATTTGGTCTTGCCAGAGCTGCCGATACTTATCGG AAACATTGGAGAGATTTAAATATTCATTTGCGAGAAGATGAAAAAACGTAG